One stretch of Punica granatum isolate Tunisia-2019 chromosome 5, ASM765513v2, whole genome shotgun sequence DNA includes these proteins:
- the LOC116208988 gene encoding uncharacterized protein LOC116208988, with protein sequence MSERDDLENPNGLTAQSSSSSSSSSSSSFVSTLKILFQSIAILLRHRLHFLSIYALTALPLSLLLFSLAVSVHPIETRVRSLESLARLSPTRFESRQVLKESRSDALSALRLRASYSLPCLALSLAALASSVSSASAAVSGRRPSLPSAAAAVRDRWPRSLVTSICVYASMWTFLSVTGTLRAILAGSPGPRFAVFFVGSVVEVYLMAVLGVALVVSVLEERVGFDAIRVGSAIMEGSRWSGFLLSGVFVLLTGSIWRVLEGSMDGQDWTSLIGMVRWMVGIGRRAWLVLLYGLLVMSSYVVLTVYYCNCRRRNNNVARGLEAESEMAEVENL encoded by the coding sequence atgtcggaaagagACGACCTTGAGAACCCTAACGGTCTTACCGCTCAGTCGTcgtcctcttcttcttcttcttcttcttcttcctttgtCTCGACTCTCAAAATCCTCTTCCAGTCCATCGCCATCCTCCTCCGCCACCGGCTCCACTTCCTCTCGATCTACGCCCTCACCGCCCTCCCCCTttccctcctcctcttctccctCGCCGTCTCTGTCCACCCCATCGAGACCCGCGTCCGCTCCCTCGAGTCCCTCGCCCGCCTCTCCCCCACCCGCTTCGAGTCCCGCCAGGTCCTTAAGGAGTCCCGCTCCGACGCCCTCTCCGCCCTCCGCCTCCGCGCCTCCTACTCCCTCCCCTGCCTCGCCCTCTCCCTCGCCGCCCTCGCCTCCTCCGTATCCTCCGCCTCCGCCGCCGTCTCCGGCCGGCGCCCCTCCCTCCCGTCCGCCGCGGCGGCCGTGCGGGACCGGTGGCCCCGTTCCCTTGTCACCTCGATCTGCGTCTACGCCTCCATGTGGACCTTCCTCTCCGTCACTGGGACCCTCCGGGCTATCCTCGCAGGCTCCCCCGGCCCGAGGTTCGCCGTCTTCTTCGTCGGTTCCGTCGTTGAGGTCTACCTGATGGCAGTCCTAGGCGTCGCGCTGGTGGTCTCGGTGCTGGAGGAGCGGGTCGGGTTCGACGCGATCAGGGTCGGGTCGGCCATCATGGAGGGGAGTAGGTGGAGTGGGTTCCTGTTATCAGGTGTGTTCGTGCTCTTAACGGGCTCGATCTGGAGGGTGTTGGAGGGGTCGATGGACGGCCAGGATTGGACCTCTCTCATTGGTATGGTAAGGTGGATGGTTGGGATCGGCCGGAGAGCTTGGCTGGTCCTGCTGTACGGGCTGCTGGTGATGTCGAGCTACGTTGTATTGACGGTTTACTACTGCAACTGCCGGCGACGGAATAACAATGTCGCCCGGGGACTAGAAGCGGAGAGCGAGATGGCCGAAGTGGAGAACTTGTAA